From a region of the Drosophila virilis strain 15010-1051.87 chromosome 3, Dvir_AGI_RSII-ME, whole genome shotgun sequence genome:
- the Muc68Ca gene encoding serine-rich adhesin for platelets — protein sequence MRIFCIALLGTFVALASGAHIHTETAVSTDTVKPKPGTTGPCCESVRQTLLDIRKDIRLWLLDRLFGKLILIHDGELDGNHNHVNCANNRITSTADVLGAQQNNAQFDSIINDIRKTIPHNHRSSGRVDKIIKSESKNQSSSSSTTTTTSSGGDSSKSGSTTTSEESSSSVDPVVEESSGQTNTVVETGSNVESGYSSNTITSSTSGEDTVVGGGNSQQSTTTTTTSEESNASGDPVVKENSGETNTVVETGNNVKSESSSNTITSSEETNQSSSISTSGGDTVVGGGDSQQSGSTTTTTTSEETISSADPVVEESSGETNTVVETGNSLESGSSSNTITSSDESSQSSSTSGEDSIVGGGDSQQSGSTTTTTTSEETISSVHPVVEESSGQTNTVVETGNNVESGSSSNTITSSDKSSQSSSSSTSGGNTVVGGGDSQQSGSTTTTTTSEETISSVDPVVEESSGETNTVVEDSIVGGGDSQQSGSTTTTTTSEETISSVDPVVEESSGQTNTVVETGNNVESGSSSNTITSSDKSSQSSSSSTSGGNTVVGGGDSQQSGSTTTTTTSEETISSVDPVVEESSGETNTVVETGNSLESGSSSNTITSSDESSQSSSTSGEDSIVGGGDSQQSGSTTTTTTSEETISSVDPVVEESSGETNTVVETGNNVESGSSSNTITSSDESSQSSLTSGEDSIVGGGDSQQSGSTTTTTSEETISSVDPVVEESFGQTNTVVETGNNVESGSSSNTITSSDKSSQSSSSSTSGGNTVVGGGDSQQSGSTTTTTTSEETISSVDPVVEESSGETNTVVETGNSLESGSSSNTITSSDESSQSSSTSGEDSIVGGGDSQQSGSTTTTTTSEETISSVDPVVEESSGQTNTVVETGNSLESGSSSNTITSSDESSQSSSTSGEDSIVGGGDSQQSGSTTTTTTSEETISSVDPVVEESFGQTNTVVETGNNVESGSSSNTITSSDKSSQSSSSSTSGGNTVVGGGDSQQSGSTTTTTTSEETISSVDPVLEESSGETNTVVETGNSLESGSSSNTITSSDESSQSSSTSGEDSIVGGGDSQQSGSTTTTTTSEETISSVDPVVEESSGQTNTVVETGNNVESGSSSNTITSSDESSQSSSSSTSGGDTVVGGGDSQQSGSTTTTTTSEETISSVDPVVEESSGKTNTVVETGNNVESGSSSNTITSSDESSQSSSTSGEDSIVGGGDSQQSGSTTTTTTSEETISSVDPVVEESSGQTNTVVETGNNVEFGSSSNTITSSDESSQSSSTSGEDSIVGGGDSQQSGSTTTTTTSEETISSVDPVVEESSGQTNTVVETGNNVESGSSSNTITSSDESSQSSSTSGGDTLVEGGDSSSSVDPVVEESSGETNTVVETGNNVESGSSSNTITSSDESSQSSSSSTSAGVTVIGGGDLQQSGSTTTTTTSEETISSVDPVVEESSGETNTVVETGNNVESGSSSNTIISSDESNESSSSSTSGGDTVVEGGDSQQSGSTTTTTTSEETISSVDPVVEETSGETNTVVETGNNVESGSSVNTITSSEETNQSSSTSTSGGDTVVEGGDLQQSGSTATTTSEESSASVDPVIEESSGETKTVVETGNNVESGSSSNTITSSDESSQSSSSSTSGSDTVVGGGDSQQSGSTTTTTTSEETISSVDPVVEESSRQTNTVVETGNNVESGSSSNTITSSDESSQSSSSSTSGGDTVVGGGDSQQSGSTTTTTTSEETISSVDPVVEESSGETKTVVETGNNVESGSSVNTITSSEETNQSSSTSTSGGDTVVEGGDLQQSGSTATTTSEESSASVDPVIEESSGETKTVVETGNNVESGSSSNTITSSDESSQSSSSSTSGSDTVVEGADSQQSGSTTTTTTSEETSSSVDPVVEESSSQTNTVVETGNNVESGSSSNTITSSDESSQSSSNSTSGGDTVVEGGDSSSSVDPVVEESSSQTNTVVETGNNVESGSSSNTITSSDESSQSSSSSTSGGDTVVGGGDSQQSGSTTTTTTSEETISSVDPVVEESSGETNTVVETGNNVESGSSSNTIISSDESNQSSSSSTSGSDTVVEGADSQQSGSTTTTTTSEETSSSVDPVVEESSSQTNTVVETGNNVESGSSSNTITSSDESSQSSSNSTSGGDTVVEGGDSSSSVDPVVEESSSQTNTVVETGNNVESGSSSNTITSSDESSQSSSSSTSAGDTVIGGGDSQQSGSTTTTTTSEETSSSVDPIVEESSGQSNSVVETGNNVESGSSSNTIISSDELNQSSSTTNSGAENNAGSRDYQQSGSTTVTKTSKKSSSSVDPIAVVKNGRSKQSGTLTATRVVRGGNTHRSSSKTVSTTAKQIPTQGGSRTRRVTSSAWSKRSSSSTKGTKPSRKVVVSVNSGSSTADAGGRKGGKSGTRTTYTWSKHSSSSGIPGVIGKVIKRGQESSLSSDVEDNLETDDSQINTGQIALNKKSKRYASRSMKVGGARYGTGAYPYWWGSQGAWVGASPTWDYYGTGWGNDAWNGQYLN from the coding sequence ATGCGTATATTTTGTATCGCCCTCTTGGGCACCTTCGTGGCACTCGCATCCGGTGCTCACATTCATACGGAGACAGCAGTGAGCACCGATACGGTGAAGCCGAAGCCAGGAACTACCGGTCCTTGTTGTGAAAGTGTGAGACAAACGCTCCTAGATATTCGGAAAGACATTCGCTTGTGGCTCTTGGATAGACTTTTCGGCAAATTAATACTTATACACGATGGTGAACTTGACGGAAATCATAATCATGTGAACTGTGCAAATAATCGGATAACTTCAACAGCTGACGTTTTAGGAGCTCAGCAAAATAACGCTCAATTTGATTCAATCATAAACGATATAAGAAAGACTATTCCGCATAATCACAGATCCTCGGGCCGTgttgataaaataataaagagtgaatccaaaaatcaatcaagTTCAAGCTCAACTACAACTACGACATCGTCTGGTGGAGACTCCTCAAAATCCGGCTCAACTACAACCTCTGAGGAAAGTAGTTCATCGGTGGATCCCGTCGTAGAAGAGAGTTCCGGACAGACTAACACTGTTGTTGAAACAGGCAGCAATGTTGAATCTGGATACTCCTCGAACACGATCACCTCTTCAACATCAGGTGAAGACACTGTTGTTGGAGGTGGAAACTCACAGCAATCAACTACGACAACGACAACCTCTGAAGAATCCAATGCATCGGGGGATCCCGTCGTAAAAGAAAATTCCGGCGAGACTAACACTGTTGTTGAAACCGGCAACAATGTTAAATCAGAATCCTCCTCGAACACGATCACATCTTCGGAAGAAACGAATCAGTCTAGTTCAATATCAACATCAGGAGGCGACACTGTTGTTGGAGGTGGAGACTCACAGCAATCTGGCTCAAccacgacaacgacaaccTCTGAGGAAACCATTTCATCGGCGGATCCCGTGGTAGAAGAGAGTTCCGGCGAGACTAACACTGTTGTTGAAACCGGCAACAGTCTTGAATCTGGATCCTCCTCAAACACGATCACCTCTTCGGATGAATCGAGTCAGTCTAGCTCAACATCAGGTGAAGACTCTATTGTTGGAGGTGGAGACTCACAGCAATCAGGCTCAAccacgacaacgacaaccTCTGAGGAAACCATTTCATCGGTGCATCCCGTGGTAGAAGAGAGTTCCGGCCAGACTAACACTGTTGTTGAAACCGGAAACAATGTTGAATCTGGATCCTCGTCGAACACGATCACATCTTCGGATAAGTCAAGTCAGTCTAGTTCAAGTTCAACCTCAGGAGGCAACACTGTTGTTGGAGGTGGAGACTCACAGCAATCTGGCTCAAccacgacaacgacaaccTCTGAGGAAACCATTTCATCGGTGGATCCCGTGGTAGAAGAGAGTTCCGGCGAGACTAACACTGTTGTTGAAGACTCTATTGTTGGAGGTGGAGACTCACAGCAATCTGGCTCAAccacgacaacgacaaccTCTGAGGAAACCATTTCATCAGTGGATCCCGTGGTAGAAGAGAGTTCCGGCCAGACTAACACTGTTGTTGAAACCGGAAACAATGTTGAATCTGGATCCTCGTCGAACACGATCACATCTTCGGATAAGTCAAGTCAGTCTAGTTCAAGTTCAACCTCAGGAGGCAACACTGTTGTTGGAGGTGGAGACTCACAGCAATCTGGCTCAAccacgacaacgacaaccTCTGAGGAAACCATTTCATCGGTGGATCCCGTGGTAGAAGAGAGTTCCGGCGAGACTAACACTGTTGTTGAAACCGGCAACAGCCTTGAATCTGGATCCTCCTCAAACACGATCACCTCTTCGGATGAATCGAGTCAGTCTAGCTCAACATCAGGTGAAGACTCTATTGTTGGAGGTGGAGACTCACAGCAATCAGGCTCAAccacgacaacgacaaccTCTGAGGAAACCATTTCATCGGTGGATCCCGTAGTAGAAGAGAGTTCCGGCGAAACTAACACTGTTGTTGAAACCGGAAACAATGTTGAATCTGGATCCTCGTCGAACACGATCACCTCTTCGGATGAATCGAGTCAGTCTAGCTTAACATCAGGTGAAGACTCTATTGTTGGAGGTGGAGACTCACAGCAATCTGGTTCAACAACCACGACAACCTCAGAGGAAACCATTTCATCGGTGGATCCCGTGGTAGAAGAGAGTTTCGGCCAGACTAACACTGTTGTTGAAACCGGAAACAATGTTGAATCTGGATCCTCCTCGAACACGATCACATCTTCGGATAAGTCAAGTCAGTCTAGTTCAAGTTCAACCTCAGGAGGCAACACTGTTGTTGGAGGTGGAGACTCACAGCAATCTGGCTCAAccacgacaacgacaaccTCTGAGGAAACCATTTCATCGGTGGATCCCGTGGTAGAAGAGAGTTCCGGCGAGACTAACACTGTTGTTGAAACCGGCAACAGCCTTGAATCTGGATCCTCCTCAAACACGATCACCTCTTCGGATGAATCGAGTCAGTCTAGCTCAACATCAGGTGAAGACTCTATTGTTGGAGGTGGAGACTCACAGCAATCAGGCTCAAccacgacaacgacaaccTCTGAGGAAACCATTTCATCGGTGGATCCCGTGGTAGAAGAGAGTTCCGGCCAGACTAACACTGTTGTTGAAACCGGCAACAGTCTTGAATCTGGATCCTCCTCAAACACGATCACCTCTTCGGATGAATCGAGTCAGTCTAGCTCAACATCAGGTGAAGACTCTATTGTTGGAGGTGGAGACTCACAGCAATCAGGCTCAAccacgacaacgacaaccTCTGAGGAAACCATTTCATCGGTGGATCCCGTGGTAGAAGAGAGTTTCGGCCAGACTAACACTGTTGTTGAAACCGGAAACAATGTTGAATCTGGATCCTCGTCGAACACGATCACATCTTCGGATAAGTCAAGTCAGTCTAGTTCAAGCTCAACCTCAGGAGGCAACACTGTTGTTGGAGGTGGAGACTCACAGCAATCTGGCTCAAccacgacaacgacaaccTCTGAGGAAACCATTTCATCGGTGGATCCCGTACTAGAAGAGAGTTCCGGCGAGACTAACACTGTTGTTGAAACCGGCAACAGTCTTGAATCTGGATCCTCCTCAAACACGATCACCTCTTCGGATGAATCGAGTCAGTCTAGCTCAACATCAGGTGAAGACTCTATTGTTGGAGGTGGAGACTCACAGCAATCAGGCTCAAccacgacaacgacaaccTCTGAGGAAACCATTTCATCGGTGGATCCCGTGGTAGAAGAGAGTTCCGGCCAGACTAACACTGTTGTTGAAACCGGAAACAATGTTGAATCTGGATCCTCCTCGAACACGATCACATCTTCGGATGAATCGAGTCAGTCTAGTTCAAGTTCAACCTCAGGAGGCGACACTGTTGTTGGAGGTGGAGACTCACAGCAATCTGGCTCAAccacgacaacgacaaccTCTGAGGAAACCATTTCATCGGTGGATCCCGTAGTAGAAGAGAGTTCCGGCAAAACTAACACTGTTGTTGAAACCGGAAACAATGTTGAATCTGGATCCTCCTCGAACACGATCACATCTTCGGATGAATCGAGTCAGTCTAGCTCAACATCAGGTGAAGACTCTATTGTTGGAGGTGGAGACTCACAGCAATCAGGCTCAAccacgacaacgacaaccTCTGAGGAAACCATTTCATCGGTGGATCCCGTGGTAGAAGAGAGTTCCGGCCAGACTAACACTGTTGTTGAAACCGGAAACAATGTTGAATTTGGATCCTCCTCGAACACGATCACCTCTTCGGATGAATCGAGTCAGTCTAGCTCAACATCAGGTGAAGACTCTATTGTTGGAGGTGGAGACTCACAGCAATCAGGCTCAAccacgacaacgacaaccTCTGAGGAAACCATTTCATCGGTGGATCCCGTGGTAGAAGAGAGTTCCGGCCAGACTAACACTGTTGTTGAAACCGGAAACAATGTTGAATCTGGATCCTCCTCGAACACGATCACCTCTTCGGATGAATCGAGTCAGTCTAGCTCAACATCAGGAGGCGACACTCTTGTTGAAGGTGGAGACTCCAGTTCATCGGTGGATCCCGTCGTAGAAGAGAGTTCCGGCGAGACTAACACAGTTGTTGAAACCGGAAACAATGTTGAATCTGGATCCTCCTCGAACACGATCACATCTTCGGATGAGTCAAGTCAGTCTAGTTCAAGTTCAACCTCAGCAGGCGTCACTGTTATTGGAGGTGGAGACTTACAGCAATCTGGCTCAACCACGACCACGACAACCTCTGAGGAAACCATTTCATCGGTGGATCCCGTAGTAGAAGAGAGTTCCGGCGAGACTAACACTGTTGTTGAAACCGGAAACAATGTTGAATCTGGATCCTCCTCGAACACGATCATCTCATCGGATGAATCAAATGAGTCTAGTTCAAGTTCAACATCAGGAGGCGACACTGTTGTTGAAGGTGGAGACTCACAGCAATCTGGCTCAAccacgacaacgacaaccTCTGAGGAAACCATTTCATCAGTGGATCCCGTAGTAGAAGAGACTTCCGGAGAGACTAACACTGTTGTTGAAACCGGAAACAATGTTGAATCTGGATCCTCCGTGAATACGATTACTTCTTCGGAAGAAACGAATCAATCTAGCTCAACATCAACATCGGGAGGCGACACTGTTGTTGAAGGTGGAGACTTACAGCAATCTGGCTCAACAGCCACGACTACCTCTGAGGAATCTAGTGCTTCGGTGGATCCCGTAATAGAAGAGAGTTCTGGCGAGACTAAAACTGTTGTTGAAACCGGAAACAATGTTGAATCTGGATCCTCCTCGAACACGATCACATCTTCGGATGAGTCAAGTCAGTCTAGTTCAAGTTCAACATCAGGAAGCGACACTGTTGTTGGAGGTGGAGACTCACAGCAATCTGGCTCAAccacgacaacgacaaccTCTGAGGAAACCATTTCATCGGTGGATCCCGTAGTAGAAGAGAGTTCCAGGCAGACTAACACTGTTGTTGAAACCGGAAACAATGTTGAATCTGGATCCTCCTCGAACACGATCACATCTTCGGATGAGTCAAGTCAGTCTAGTTCAAGTTCCACCTCAGGAGGCGACACTGTTGTTGGAGGTGGAGACTCACAGCAATCTGGCTCAACCACGACCACGACAACCTCTGAGGAAACCATTTCATCGGTGGATCCCGTGGTAGAAGAGAGTTCTGGCGAGACTAAAACTGTTGTTGAAACCGGCAACAATGTTGAATCTGGATCCTCCGTGAATACGATTACTTCTTCGGAAGAAACTAATCAATCTAGCTCAACATCAACATCGGGAGGCGACACTGTTGTTGAAGGTGGAGACTTACAGCAATCTGGCTCAACAGCCACGACTACCTCTGAGGAATCTAGTGCTTCGGTGGATCCCGTAATAGAAGAGAGTTCTGGCGAGACTAAAACTGTTGTTGAAACCGGAAACAATGTTGAATCTGGATCCTCTTCGAACACGATCACATCTTCGGATGAGTCAAGTCAGTCTAGTTCAAGTTCAACATCAGGAAGCGACACTGTTGTTGAAGGTGCAGACTCACAGCAATCTGGCTCAAccacgacaacgacaaccTCTGAGGAAACCAGTTCATCGGTGGATCCCGTGGTAGAAGAGAGTTCCAGCCAGACTAACACTGTTGTTGAAACCGGAAATAATGTTGAATCTGGATCCTCCTCGAACACGATCACATCTTCGGATGAATCGAGTCAGTCTAGTTCCAATTCAACATCAGGAGGCGATACTGTTGTTGAAGGTGGAGACTCCAGTTCATCGGTGGATCCCGTCGTAGAAGAGAGTTCCAGCCAGACCAACACTGTTGTTGAAACCGGAAACAATGTTGAATCTGGATCCTCCTCGAACACGATCACATCTTCGGATGAGTCAAGTCAGTCTAGTTCAAGTTCCACCTCAGGAGGCGACACTGTTGTTGGAGGTGGAGACTCACAGCAATCTGGCTCAACCACGACCACGACAACCTCTGAGGAAACCATTTCATCGGTGGATCCCGTGGTAGAAGAGAGTTCCGGCGAGACTAACACTGTTGTTGAAACCGGAAACAATGTTGAATCTGGATCCTCCTCAAACACGATCATCTCATCGGATGAATCAAATCAGTCTAGTTCAAGTTCAACATCAGGAAGCGACACTGTTGTTGAAGGTGCAGACTCACAGCAATCTGGCTCAAccacgacaacgacaaccTCTGAGGAAACCAGTTCATCGGTGGATCCCGTGGTAGAAGAGAGTTCCAGCCAGACTAACACTGTTGTTGAAACCGGAAATAATGTTGAATCTGGATCCTCCTCGAACACGATCACATCTTCGGATGAATCGAGTCAGTCTAGTTCCAATTCAACATCAGGAGGCGATACTGTTGTTGAAGGTGGAGACTCCAGTTCATCGGTGGATCCCGTCGTAGAAGAGAGTTCCAGCCAGACCAACACTGTTGTTGAAACCGGAAACAATGTTGAATCTGGATCCTCCTCGAACACGATCACATCTTCGGATGAGTCAAGTCAGTCTAGTTCAAGTTCAACCTCAGCAGGCGACACTGTTATTGGAGGTGGAGACTCACAGCAATCTGGCTCAAccacgacaacgacaaccTCTGAGGAAACCAGTTCATCGGTGGATCCCATCGTTGAAGAGAGTTCCGGCCAGTCTAACAGTGTTGTTGAAACCGGAAACAATGTTGAATCTGGATCCTCCTCAAACACGATCATCTCATCGGATGAATTAAATCAGTCTAGCTCAACGACAAATTCTGGGGCTGAAAATAATGCTGGAAGCAGAGACTATCAGCAATCTGGCTCAACCACAGTTACGAAAACATCTAAAAAATCAAGCTCATCAGTGGACCCTATCGCAGTGGTTAAAAATGGCAGAAGCAAGCAGTCTGGTACCTTGACAGCCACTAGAGTTGTTCGAGGTGGCAACACACACCGATCAAGCTCCAAGACAGTTTCGACAACAGCTAAACAAATTCCAACCCAAGGCGGCTCAAGGACGAGAAGAGTAACTTCGAGTGCTTGGTCAAAACGGTCTAGTTCATCAACAAAGGGTACGAAGCCATCAAGAAAGGTGGTTGTAAGTGTCAACTCTGGAAGTTCCACTGCAGATGCTGGCGGCCGAAAAGGCGGCAAGTCCGGAACTCGCACTACCTATACTTGGTCTAAGCATTCCAGCTCCTCGGGCATTCCGGGTGTTATCGGAAAGGTCATCAAGAGGGGTCAAGAAAGCAGCTTATCCTCTGATGTCGAAGATAACCTTGAAACAGACGATTCGCAAATAAATACTGGACAGATCGCACTAAACAAGAAATCAAAAAGATATGCCAGTAGAAGCATGAAAGTAGGAGGCGCCCGATATGGAACTGGAGCATATCCATACTGGTGGGGATCGCAAGGAGCATGGGTGGGAGCCAGTCCGACCTGGGACTATTACGGAACTGGATGGGGCAACGACGCTTGGAATGGTCAATACCTAAACTAA
- the Akr1B gene encoding aldo-keto reductase family 1 member B1 isoform X2: protein MSSKVPTVKLNSGYDIPIIGLGTWNSPPGQVVEAVKTAIDVGYRHIDCAYVYQNEAEVGAGIEAKINEGVVKREDLFITSKLWNTFHRPAAVRAACENTLDLLKLKYLDLYLIHWPMGYREGCDLFPVDKDGKTLFSPDDYVDTWKAMEKLVEDGLVKSIGVSNFNKNQIERVLEVAKIPPATNQIECHPYLTQKKLSDFCKAKNIAITAYSPLGSPNRPWAKEGDPVILEEQAIKDIAESKKKTPGQILIRYQIQRNNIVIPKSVTKERIESNFKVFDFVLTPEEIKTIESFECNGRLVPLLNQYGHPHHPFEKDEF from the exons ATGTCTAGCAAAGTGCCTACCGTTAAGCTAAACAGTGGCTACGATATTCCCATCATCGGCCTGGGTACCTGGAAT AGCCCTCCTGGACAAGTGGTTGAGGCGGTTAAGACAGCCATTGATGTTGGCTATCGGCACATTGATTGTGCCTATGTCTATCAGAACGAAGCTGAGGTCGGTGCTGGCATTGAGGCCAAAATCAACGAAGGCGTTGTCAAGCG CGAGGATTTGTTCATCACCAGCAAGCTATGGAACACATTTCATCGTCCAGCCGCTGTGAGGGCTGCTTGTGAGAATACATTGGATTTGTTGAAGCTGAAGTACCTAGATCTATACTTGATTCACTGGCCAATGGGTTACAGGGAGGGCTGCGATCTGTTCCCAGTTGATAAAGATGGCAAAACTCTGTTCTCGCCAGACGATTACGTAGACACCTGGAAGGCCATGGAGAAGCTCGTTGAAGACGGTCTAGTTAAGTCCATTGGCGTTTCCAACTTCAACAAGAACCAAATTGAGCGCGTGCTGGAGGTTGCAAAAATACCCCCAGCCACAAATCAAATCGAATGCCATCCGTATTTAACCCAAAAGAAACTTTCCGATTTTTGCAAAGCAAAGAATATTGCCATTACCGCATACAGCCCTTTGGGCAGCCCGAACCGTCCTTGGGCCAAGGAGGGTGATCCCGTGATTCTAGAGGAACAAGCC ATTAAGGACATTGCTGAATCAAAGAAAAAGACACCTGGACAGATTCTGATACGCTATCAGATCCAGCGCAATAACATTGTTATACCAAAGTCTGTGACCAAGGAACGTATCGAATCGAACTTTAAAgtttttgatttcgttttAACACCTGAGgaaatcaaaacaattgaaaGTTTCGAATGTAATGGACGCCTGGTGCCACTGCTCAA CCAATACGGTCATCCACACCATCCATTTGAGAAGGACGAGTTCTGA
- the Akr1B gene encoding aldo-keto reductase family 1 member B1 isoform X1, translating to MSGHFRYPIRLIRSIYQTTFRGYAKPERFKWCQEELNAVPKAVLADGKEIPIIGLGTWNSPPGQVVEAVKTAIDVGYRHIDCAYVYQNEAEVGAGIEAKINEGVVKREDLFITSKLWNTFHRPAAVRAACENTLDLLKLKYLDLYLIHWPMGYREGCDLFPVDKDGKTLFSPDDYVDTWKAMEKLVEDGLVKSIGVSNFNKNQIERVLEVAKIPPATNQIECHPYLTQKKLSDFCKAKNIAITAYSPLGSPNRPWAKEGDPVILEEQAIKDIAESKKKTPGQILIRYQIQRNNIVIPKSVTKERIESNFKVFDFVLTPEEIKTIESFECNGRLVPLLNQYGHPHHPFEKDEF from the exons ATGAGCGGACATTTCAGATATCCTATTCGGCTAATCCGATCCATATACCAAACCACATTTAGAGGCTATGCAAAACCTGAAAGATTCAAATG GTGCCAAGAGGAATTAAATGCTGTGCCTAAGGCAGTTCTTGCCGATGGAAAAGAGATTCCGATTATAGGACTGGGAACATGGAAT AGCCCTCCTGGACAAGTGGTTGAGGCGGTTAAGACAGCCATTGATGTTGGCTATCGGCACATTGATTGTGCCTATGTCTATCAGAACGAAGCTGAGGTCGGTGCTGGCATTGAGGCCAAAATCAACGAAGGCGTTGTCAAGCG CGAGGATTTGTTCATCACCAGCAAGCTATGGAACACATTTCATCGTCCAGCCGCTGTGAGGGCTGCTTGTGAGAATACATTGGATTTGTTGAAGCTGAAGTACCTAGATCTATACTTGATTCACTGGCCAATGGGTTACAGGGAGGGCTGCGATCTGTTCCCAGTTGATAAAGATGGCAAAACTCTGTTCTCGCCAGACGATTACGTAGACACCTGGAAGGCCATGGAGAAGCTCGTTGAAGACGGTCTAGTTAAGTCCATTGGCGTTTCCAACTTCAACAAGAACCAAATTGAGCGCGTGCTGGAGGTTGCAAAAATACCCCCAGCCACAAATCAAATCGAATGCCATCCGTATTTAACCCAAAAGAAACTTTCCGATTTTTGCAAAGCAAAGAATATTGCCATTACCGCATACAGCCCTTTGGGCAGCCCGAACCGTCCTTGGGCCAAGGAGGGTGATCCCGTGATTCTAGAGGAACAAGCC ATTAAGGACATTGCTGAATCAAAGAAAAAGACACCTGGACAGATTCTGATACGCTATCAGATCCAGCGCAATAACATTGTTATACCAAAGTCTGTGACCAAGGAACGTATCGAATCGAACTTTAAAgtttttgatttcgttttAACACCTGAGgaaatcaaaacaattgaaaGTTTCGAATGTAATGGACGCCTGGTGCCACTGCTCAA CCAATACGGTCATCCACACCATCCATTTGAGAAGGACGAGTTCTGA
- the LOC6623736 gene encoding aldo-keto reductase family 1 member B1 encodes MKFVCSKINRAFSLRLLSKKMSTPNFLLSNGKNMPMVGLGTWRSPPEVITQAVKDAIDIGYRHFDCAHIYGNEAQVGAAIAEKLKEGVVTRDQLFITSKLWNTHHRPDLVRAACETSICNLGVDYLDLYLMHWPMAYKSGNNLYPTCPDTGKAVFENIDFIDTWKAMEHLVDSGLCHAIGVSNFNEQQINRLLSVAKLKPVVLQIECHPYLRQKTLITLCYDNAIAVTAYSSLGSAHTPYEKPGAYPLLKHPVILEIAAKYERTPAQVLLRYQTQSGIIVIPRSVSKHHMYENFKKIWDFGLDNDDLQAIDDLDCNGRFMTMKAAYGHPHHPFEIDAPKQL; translated from the exons ATGAAATTCGTTTGTAGCAAAATTAATAGGGCTTTCTCCTTGCGTTTACTTTCG AAGAAAATGTCAACGCCGAATTTTCTTTTGAGCAATGGCAAAAATATGCCAATGGTCGGCCTGGGCACATGGCGC AGTCCACCAGAAGTGATAACACAGGCTGTAAAGGATGCCATTGATATAGGATATCGGCACTTTGATTGCGCCCACATTTACGGGAATGAGGCACAAGTTGGCGCCGCAATCGCTGAGAAGCTCAAAGAGGGTGTGGTAACAAG GGATCAGCTGTTCATAACAAGTAAGCTATGGAATACGCACCATAGACCGGATCTGGTGCGCGCCGCCTGCGAGACAAGCATCTGTAATCTGGGTGTCGACTATCTGGATCTGTATCTCATGCATTGGCCCATGGCATATAAGTCGGGCAACAATCTCTATCCCACATGTCCCGACACTGGCAAGGCGGTCTTTGAGAATATCGATTTCATAGACACCTGGAAGGCCATGGAGCATTTGGTTGACAGTGGTCTGTGTCACGCCATTGGCGTATCCAATTTCAATGAACAGCAAATCAATCGGCTGCTGAGCGTTGCCAAGCTGAAGCCGGTGGTGCTTCAAATCGAATGTCATCCGTATCTGCGGCAAAAGACCTTGATCACGCTGTGCTACGACAATGCCATTGCCGTGACCGCGTACAGCTCATTGGGATCCGCACACACGCCCTACGAGAAGCCCGGCGCCTATCCGCTGCTCAAGCATCCGGTTATATTGGAAATCGCTGCCAAATACGAGCGTACGCCGGCCCAGGTGCTGCTGCGCTACCAGACGCAATCGGGCATTATTGTTATACCGCGCTCCGTTAGCAAGCATCACATGTACGAGAACTTCAAGAAGATTTGGGACTTTGGGCTGGACAATGATGATTTGCAGGCCATCGATGACCTTGACTGCAACGGGCGCTTCATGACAATGAAAGCTGCCTATGGACATCCTCATCATCCGTTTGAAATTGATGCTCCAAAGCAATTATAA